A section of the Lepus europaeus isolate LE1 chromosome 19, mLepTim1.pri, whole genome shotgun sequence genome encodes:
- the LOC133748797 gene encoding E3 ubiquitin-protein ligase Mdm2-like: MCNTNMSVSTDGAVSTSQIPASEQETLVRPKPLLLKLLKSVGAQKDTYTMKEVIFYLGQYIMTKRLYDEKQQHIVYCSNDLLGDLFGVPSFSVKEHRKIYTMIYRNLVVVNQQEPSDSSTSLSENRCHLEGGNDQKDPDQELQEEKPSSSSLVSRPSTSSRRRAISETEENSDELSERQRKRHKSDSISLSFDESLALCVIREICCERSSGSESTETPSNLDLDDGVSEHSGDWLDQDSVSDQFSVEFEVESLDSEDYSLSEEGQELSDEDDEVYRVTVYQAGESDTDSFEEDPEISLADYWKCTSCNEMNPPLPPHCNRCWALRENWLPEDKGKDKGGIPEKAKLENSTHSEEGFDVPDCKKTTADDSQEACVEENDDKSTQASQSQESEDFSQPSTSNSIIYSSQEDVKEFEREETQDKEESTESNIPLNAIEPCVICQGRPKNGCIVHGKTGHLMSCFTCAKKLKKRNKPCPVCRQPIQMIVLTYFN; the protein is encoded by the coding sequence ATGTGCAATACCAACATGTCTGTGTCTACTGACGGTGCTGTAAGCACCTCACAGATTCCAGCTTCGGAACAAGAGACCCTGGTTAGACCAAAGCCATTGCTTTTGAAGTTGTTAAAGTCTGTTGGTGCACAAAAAGACACTTACACCATGAAAGAGGTTATATTTTATCTTGGCCAGTACATTATGACTAAACGATTGTATGATGAGAAGCAACAACATATTGTGTATTGTTCAAATGATCTTCTTGGAGATTTGTTTGGAGTGCCAAGCTTCTCTGTGAAAGAGCACAGGAAAATATATACAATGATCTACAGAAACTTGGTAGTAGTCAATCAGCAGGAACCATCAGATTCAAGTACATCTCTGAGTGAGAACAGGTGTCACCTTGAAGGTGGGAATGATCAAAAGGACCCTGATCAGGAGCTGCAGGAAGAGAAACCTTCGTCTTCAAGCTTGGTTTCTAGACCATCTACCTCATCCAGAAGGAGAGCAAttagtgagacagaagaaaattCAGATGAATTATCTGAACGCCAAAGAAAGCGCCACAAATCAGATAGTATTTCCCTGTCCTTTGATGAAAGCCTGGCTCTGTGTGTAATAAGGGAGATATGTTGTGAAAGAAGCAGTGGCAGTGAATCGACAGAGACGCCATCAAACCTGGATCTTGATGATGGTGTAAGTGAACATTCAGGTGACTGGCTGGATCAGGATTCAGTTTCTGATCAGTTTAGTGTAGAATTTGAAGTTGAATCTCTAGATTCAGAAGATTATAGCCTTAGTGAAGAAGGACAAGAACTCTcagatgaagatgatgaggtaTATCGAGTTACTGTGTATCAGGCAGGAGAGAGTGATACAGATTCATTTGAAGAAGATCCTGAAATTTCCTTAGCTGACTATTGGAAGTGTACTTCATGCAATGAAATGAATCCTCCCCTTCCACCACATTGCAACAGATGTTGGGCCCTCCGTGAGAATTGGCTTCCTGAAGATAAGGGGAAAGACAAAGGGGGAATCCCTGAGAAAGCCAAACTAGAAAACTCGACACACTCGGAAGAAGGCTTTGATGTTCCTGATTGTAAAAAAACTACAGCAGATGATTCCCAAGAAGCCTGTGTTGAGGAAAATGATGATAAAAGTACACAAGCCTCTCAATCACAAGAAAGTGAGGACTTCTCTCAGCCATCAACTTCTAATAGCATTATTTATAGCAGTCAAGAAGATGTCAAAGAGTTTGAGAGAGAAGAAACACAAGACAAAGAAGAAAGTACGGAATCTAATATTCCACTTAATGCCATTGAACCTTGTGTGATCTGCCAGGGTCGACCTAAAAATGGTTGCATTGTTCATGGCAAAACAGGACACCTAATGTCATGTTTCACATGTgccaaaaaactaaagaaaaggaATAAGCCCTGCCCAGTATGTAGACAACCAATTCAAATGATTGTGCTAACTTATTTCAACTAA